In the Aneurinibacillus sp. REN35 genome, ACGCCCCCGTCAGCCGCTCCAGCACTTCGTAGAGGCCGAGTATGTACCGGTGCGCCGTCTCCCGCTGGCGTTCCGGCGGTAGCCCCGCAGAGCCGATCTCCGTCATGTTGCGATTCATGTCCCACTTGACGTAAAC is a window encoding:
- a CDS encoding alpha-galactosidase, which gives rise to VYVKWDMNRNMTEIGSAGLPPERQRETAHRYILGLYEVLERLTGAFPDVLFESCSGGGGRFDPGMLYYMPQIWTSDDTDAVERL